The Arthrobacter burdickii genomic interval CGGGCGTGGAGGCGGTCCATGCGGACCTGGTCCGGGGATCGCGGCCCTCCGCCGAGGCGCTGCAGGCACTGGGCGGCACCCGCCTGGTCGCCGGCGTCGTGGACGGCCGGAACGTGTGGCGCAACGATCTGCGGTTCTCGCTGGGGGTGCTGGAAGACCTGCAGCAGGAGACGGGAACGGCGGTCACGACGGCGACGTCCACCTCCCTGCTGCACGTGCCGCACGACGTGCAGGCCGAGACGGGGCTGCCGGAGCACCTGCCGGCCTGGCTGGCCTTCGCAGATCAGAAGGTGCGTGAGGCAGTGGTGCTGGCGCGCGGCCTGGCCGGGGGACGCCCGGCCGTCGCCGCGGAACTCCAGGACGCGGAGGAGGCCCTGGGCCACCGGGCACGGTTCGACGGCGTCGTGGTGGATTCGGTGCGGACGCGTACCCGCGGCCTGACTGAGGAGGCGTTCACCCGCGGCCCTGCCGAGCGGCGGGCAGAAGCGCAGCAGGAGCGGCTGGGGCTGCCGTTGCTGCCGACCACCACCATCGGGTCCTTCCCGCAGACCCGCGAGGTGCGCGGCGCCCGTGCCGCGGTCCGCAGCGGCAGCATCTCGCAGTCGGAGTACGAGCAGTTCCTGCGCCAGGAGATCGCGAACGTGGTGCGGTTGCAGGAAGGCCTCGGACTGGACGTGCTGGTGCACGGCGAGCCGGAGCGCAATGACATGGTCCAGTATTTCGCGGAGAACCTCGACGGGTTCGCGGCCACGGAGCAGGGGTGGGTGCAGTCCTACGGGTCGCGCTGCACGCGTCCGTCCATCCTGTGGGGGGATGTGTCGCGTCCCCAGGCGTTCACGGTTCCGTGGATCAGCTTCGCGCAGTCGCTGACCGAACGTCCGCTCAAGGGCATGCTCACCGGCCCGGTCACGATCCTCGCCTGGTCCTTCGTCCGCGACGACCAGCCGCTGGGCGAGACGGCCAACCAGGTCGCGCTGGCACTGCGGGACGAGATCGCCGACCTCGAGGCCGCCGGTATCGCCATCGTCCAGGTGGACGAGCCCGCCCTGCGCGAACTGCTGCCGCTCCGCTCGGCCGACCACCAGGCATACCTGGACTGGTCCGTCCGCGCGTTCCGGCTGGCGACCGCCGGCGCCGAGGACGGGACCCAGATCCACACGCACCTGTGCTACTCGGAATTCGGCGAGGTCATCTCGGCCATCGACGGGCTGGACGCGGACGTCACGAGCATCGAGGCGGCCCGCTCCCGCCTCGAGGTCGTCGCGGACCTGGCCGGCTTCGGCTACTCCCGCGGAATCGGCCCGGGCGTCTACGACATCCACTCACCGCGCGTGCCCTCCGAACAGGAGATCTCCGGTCTCATCGACACGGCGCTGGCCGCCCTCCCGGCGCAGCAGCTGTGGATCAACCCCGACTGCGGCCTGAAGACCCGCGGCTATGACGAAACGGTCCTCTCGCTGCGCAACCTCGTCGCCGCGACCAGGGCCGCGCGCGGGAGCGTCCGCCTCTCGACGGCGGAGCAGGTCCTGGCGCGTTCCTGATGTCCCGCAGGGCCACCGCTGGTCCCGCTCCTCCCGGGCAGGACCAGCGGAGTCCTGCCCGGAAACCCACCCGACCACGGGACTATCCGGGGCCAGCTGCGCCGCCCGGGGCGGCGAGGATCAGCCTCGTTCCTCCTACGGGAGGCGGGGATCAGCTCCGCGGATCCTGCGGGGCAGCCAGTTCCTTGGTGAACGACAGGTGCAGAACCGTCTCCGGGTCGGCTGCCAGGTCGAAGCCCGGGCGGTAGCCCGTGGCGAGGTAGAGGTTCTTCGCCTCCGGCTGGCGCGGGCCCGTGGTGAGGTAGATCCGGCGGTAGCCGCGACGCTCGGCCTCCGCCTCGAGTTCGACGAGCACCCGGCGGGCCAGGCCACGACGGCGGTGCTCGGCGTGGGTCCAGATCCGCTTGAGCTCGGCGGTCTGCTCGTCATACCGGCGGAAGGCCCCGCCGGCCACGGTCTGCCCCTCCTCCTGCAGGATCAGCAGCGCGCCGTGCGGGGCGGCGAATTCCTCGGCGGGATAGCGGCGCATCTCCTTGCCGGCGCCGCCGAACAGGGTCCCGTACCTGCTGTCGTATTCCTCGATCAGCCCGTCCACGAGCGGCTGCACGCGGGGATCCTCCAGCGGCAGGTGCAGCACCGTCAGTTCCGGGAGGGCCCCGAGGGGCAGGGAGTTCGTCATCAGGGGTCCTTCAGGTCAGGTGGGCTCAGGTTCGGTCAGGTCAGGGACGAGTGGAGCTGGGTGATGCTGGCGGCCAGCCGGGCACTGGTAAAGCTGTCCGGAGCGGGAG includes:
- a CDS encoding GNAT family N-acetyltransferase: MTNSLPLGALPELTVLHLPLEDPRVQPLVDGLIEEYDSRYGTLFGGAGKEMRRYPAEEFAAPHGALLILQEEGQTVAGGAFRRYDEQTAELKRIWTHAEHRRRGLARRVLVELEAEAERRGYRRIYLTTGPRQPEAKNLYLATGYRPGFDLAADPETVLHLSFTKELAAPQDPRS
- the metE gene encoding 5-methyltetrahydropteroyltriglutamate--homocysteine S-methyltransferase; this encodes MSTENTFPAATILGYPRIGPGRELKKAVEAYWAGRLDEAGLQHAADQLQDRTVARLVELGLDRGDSSIPADFALYDQVLDATAALGALPARFADLAAEDGSVDTAGYFTLARGDGERAPLELTKWFDTNYHYLVPEIGPGTPFVAVAHGLTATVRRQRERGTVLRPVLVGPVTYLLLAKPEDGAPAGFDPLERIDDAVAAYVGILASLAEAGAEWVQLDEPGLVGDRGGELAAPGGLVERVYRQLAGTAGRPALLVTTGYGTAGDPARPGQALAVLATAGVEAVHADLVRGSRPSAEALQALGGTRLVAGVVDGRNVWRNDLRFSLGVLEDLQQETGTAVTTATSTSLLHVPHDVQAETGLPEHLPAWLAFADQKVREAVVLARGLAGGRPAVAAELQDAEEALGHRARFDGVVVDSVRTRTRGLTEEAFTRGPAERRAEAQQERLGLPLLPTTTIGSFPQTREVRGARAAVRSGSISQSEYEQFLRQEIANVVRLQEGLGLDVLVHGEPERNDMVQYFAENLDGFAATEQGWVQSYGSRCTRPSILWGDVSRPQAFTVPWISFAQSLTERPLKGMLTGPVTILAWSFVRDDQPLGETANQVALALRDEIADLEAAGIAIVQVDEPALRELLPLRSADHQAYLDWSVRAFRLATAGAEDGTQIHTHLCYSEFGEVISAIDGLDADVTSIEAARSRLEVVADLAGFGYSRGIGPGVYDIHSPRVPSEQEISGLIDTALAALPAQQLWINPDCGLKTRGYDETVLSLRNLVAATRAARGSVRLSTAEQVLARS